The window cACAACATGCAATTatcatacaataaaaaaatataaataataacgTTAATTCACACATTTGTCCAACATATTGTTTCTGCTGGGCGAAAAAAACTCTCAtctccaaaatgccaaaatttattAAGTTTAGAAATAACCCTTGAGAATATAAATGCTTTGTTAAAAACTTATTAAAGCAATCCTGAGgaattttctcacttttctaATAaggtaaaaatatgaaaaccacaaataaaaaaagtggcTACAAAGAATGTGAGAAGTGGGGGATGTGTGCAGCTAGTTAACAGCAAGGTATGAGTCGCTCTCCTCGGAAGACATACTGTGATACAACAGAATTAAATCAAGTGCAAGTAATTTATGCTGTCGAGGTATCAGGGTTCAGAACATGTTCTTTACACAGATTTCGTAATCCTTTGGGAATCCCCCTTCCATGACATTTAGAAGCAGGTGAGGTATATGCCAGAACCCCAAGTCTACTTGTAGTTTTCAAAGTCTGATTTACACAAACGAATGAATTAATAAAGTCAAACAACTATACTAGCAGTCTGGGAAAAGGAAGGCTGTCCTACCTTAATTTTCCTTGATCAGCGACACAGCTGAAACACCGTCTTCATCATCCATTCACCTCTTCTGCCCTCTTCATCCGCTCTCCTCTGCCTCTAGAGTCACAAGTTTAATCCTTGTgttagatttgttttgttttgtgttttttaggtaTGAACAGAGTAAATAATGCTTCATCTATGGCAGAACATTTTCACAGAGGTGTTTCCAGTAAGATAATAAAGTTGTGCTCTCTTACATAGATAACGTGATATTTTACCAACAAGAACCTACATCATTTCCACCTATAGGCACCTCCACCTTCCcttaacccaaaaaaaaaaaaaccctccataGGCTGAGTCATTTTGGTAAATGAGTTAGCAGTTCATCGACCCCCTGTTTAAATAGACCTGTTGgactttctcctcctccagtaGCTGCTTACACATCAAACCTGAACATTTGTGCTGTTAAGAGCAAAAAAAGCACGGCGTCCCCACTGATCATGCAACCGGCTTTCTTCTCACTCATATTGATAGCCGTACATGTGTCTGTACCGGTGGATTGTGCACCGGGGCTCCGGGAACCAGAGCAACTTTTACAACATCAGCAGAGCAGCTTCAACACAGGAGCACACGCGGATACATCGGCTGGTATGGGACGTTTCTACTTGGAACTGAGTGGATCAATGAGAAATGGCATTCACAGACACTTTCTCGGTACGTCTGCCTCATCTGTTTCATTACaggtcatttcatttattttagaaatcaAAGGCCTTTTGTACATCAAATAAAACCATTTCATTTCACAGAGGCAATGCTATGCTTTACATACATtatatgtcctaaaatgtttcaaaaatacaaaacaatggGCAATAAGGTTAAATGTTTGGATATCCATTCTCTGTGCCTACTTCTGGAAAAAACTTACAAATATGTGCTGTAGTTTAGGTGTCTGACGCATATTTTGCACGTCATCTATACAAGCTATTCTTCACATGCATTATATTAGATGTTATCTGTTTATAACTTAAACATGATTCTCTTGCAGTTATTTTGCCAGTAAGAACGGATACAAGCaactttgtttcattatttgatTTGAGAAGAAAACGCTTCCTCTGTATGGACTCAACAGGGGAGCTGTACAACTCcgtaagtatttttttaaatgcacttaaattgaatgaaaaaagtaaatgaataaaacagttaTATTAAACatccttctgtgtttttctacagagacacagggagaaaGAAAACTGTCTCTACCAACGCATATGGTTAGATATGACGAACCACCACGACATGTTTTATTCTACAA is drawn from Plectropomus leopardus isolate mb unplaced genomic scaffold, YSFRI_Pleo_2.0 unplaced_scaffold10548, whole genome shotgun sequence and contains these coding sequences:
- the LOC121963240 gene encoding fibroblast growth factor 23-like; the encoded protein is MQPAFFSLILIAVHVSVPVDCAPGLREPEQLLQHQQSSFNTGAHADTSAGMGRFYLELSGSMRNGIHRHFLVILPVRTDTSNFVSLFDLRRKRFLCMDSTGELYNSRHREKENCLYQRIWLDMTNHHDMFYSTTGGRLLKLEGAELRVAHQEPPEPSSGLVERFMGPLVKRQRRSEEVNPSDPLRSQTHPSHPAKDHKDADHGQPEQDQAGAVSKETITSCDDPLRVLQTNGPASPVKTNIADRAEQN